Proteins from a genomic interval of Vespula pensylvanica isolate Volc-1 chromosome 22, ASM1446617v1, whole genome shotgun sequence:
- the LOC122636431 gene encoding protein crumbs isoform X4 gives MQARYVVAVLTSLLAITHEAPQDVRRKDAEEHPREAYFNGSAFLKLNSFVSVHRHSGLSFRTCEGGRLFVQRYKDDSISLEVTHDGLLFVAIVDQQVHEARLNARLLNNAWHNVNLFFRLGNLTLSTAGHTQVIANATYNAAILTLPDYNVNDSLIVGESFRGCILQGPGILFNESINNGAIFGPCPSDNRGCGPNGLGSGIASATASTMDVCRNEPCMMHGKCVSRQDRYECHCYARYSGNNCQIDNGPPCLNSPCRNGGICIEDKKGDFTCNCQPGYTGASCESQLGVRLCEESPCKNNGICLALADNEYKCECLPGWTGKNCETNINECLSYPCKHGGRCIDGINNYTCICDRTGYEGSNCQIDIDECLAKPCLNNGICYDNYGGYICHCPAGFEGQNCELNLNECLSNPCANGGECIDDVGSYHCVCPAGYTGRHCDSRSVCEIDSCPSNSICIRDSHGEQCVCNPGYMGIPPNCTINYCASNPCINGGTCTSNRDGYNCTCTPEWKGKNCQINVDECLSQPCQNGGTCIDRINEYTCNCTKDFMGQNCEREFDACSLNPCQNNGSCTLISRSRRDFVCECPRGFEGKICDVNVDDCVDVICPDNKICVDGIGSYECKCREGYRDPNCTLIVYHCAGKPCNNGTCIDLGDNGFECKCHPGFQGSFCDQDVNECEIQGNSLCNNGICLNTEGSYKCFCIPGFSGDHCDIDIDECLGGPCLNNATCIDRINTFECKCPPGYSGKICDTDVNECESDPCLNGATCIDEVAAYTCNCAPGFRGTNCEINIDDCEPLPCFNYGRCMDGVNDYTCDCTDTGFEGSRCEKNIDDCLSAPCVNDAICIDDIKNYKCQCYSGYTGKNCEIDINECESSPCQFNGTCLERSNKELYKSEAFNLPSIFTQDFSYANASGYECLCVQGVTGKNCEVNINECESNPCQAGSCVDRIGGFTCECDEGYEGDHCQHDIDECKRYTPCVHGVCTDGRADYFCTCEPEYGGKNCSVELTGCLGNACQNGGTCWPYLIDEKIHKFNCTCPNGFHGEICNYVTTMSLSGSSYVLVNTTREEGYDIQFRFRTTLPNGLLAIGKGLTFYILELVNGKLNLHSSLLNKWEGVFIGSGLNDSSWQKVFVAINTTHLVLSANEEQTIYPISLNEGSNSNHTSFPMTYVGGTTNYLRRLTHGPSFFIGCTEDVVINGEWVYSGTTSKTVYMEGIEPGCPREAQCSPNPCKNGGHCTDGWRDFSCKCERPYLGHTCQYNMTAATFGFENITNGYVTVKVSDMARKAVRSIVDISMFIRTRQDRGDIFYLGSEPAPQMDSKSQDKTYIAAQLEGGELLVRIQFNGTEAYTVGGVKLNDGNNHLIQVIRNVTLVQVKINGTEYFRKTISASGQLNVTVLYLGGLPQASRYIRQVDSRQMEIQQVPQINFKGIIQDVQISNGNEIMVVEFFPLKAKDIPTPTQFGNVTFDHDKVLEGVLSDNVCISNPCNHSGTCHVTWNDFWCQCPRGYTGKTCQEMEFCQLQDCPAGSKCQNLDDGYECIANATFDGVSTSFTYVYDQMEMEERNESDSTIDTIRITYRSNTGGTLMHMAPRIGDQHFTVSVYKDKITVSWRLDDQNRGILSFGKNEPDGNWTSIILRLNNNSMECTYANTNDENAPQVSPNFNFALWYELLITGTVTLGGLSNTLSNRHTYVTLDNNQATNRQAIKQNTVDLSDYVLTTTTPPHHMVSGEVFKGCLGEVRIGSMLLHYFTYEEVYQNANFTPFEYLSLQNHNSSNNIGCQLCFDIDCMNDGYCRNKANSYVCECPAGYAEDDCSANIDECIDNKCQNNATCVDGIATYTCICNSGWQGRLCDSDINECVTLSPCQHDGVCVNKPGSFRCECPDQFVGELCENFRLITCQSEPCKNGSTCTDIVNSKTGDNYTCTCMTGFEGTQCDLPYCQVQKCQNGGTCDLLHQAPQCMCLVGYTGLYCEINIDDCAPDADGNVPCKNDGKCYDEVNEFTCDCLGTGYTGPDCSIDVDECQDPLTDCGYGKCENLLGTYQCICNPGYCGYNCRMGDSCRENYCQNGGTCECRSNGEYQCLCTPEYTGKNCTESGQLGSQAFNIAIIVAPIVGCLFLIAASSLIALFMMARKKRATRGTYSPSAQEFSNPRVEMDNVMKPPPEERLI, from the exons ATGCAGGCACGATACGTCGTCGCAG TATTAACCAGCCTATTGGCGATCACACACGAAGCACCACAGGACGTACGTCGAAAGGATGCCGAAGAGCATCCACGGGAGGCCTATTTCAATGGATCAGCCTTTCTGAAGTTAAACTCCTTCGTATCTGTGCACAGGCATAGCGGTTTGAGTTTTCGAACCTGTGAAGGTGGGAGGCTCTTTGTTCAAAGGTACAAAGACGACTCCATAAGTCTCGAGGTCACGCACGATGGACTTCTCTTCGTTGCAATCGTAGATCAGCAAGTCCACGAAGCAAGACTCAACGCTAGATTACTAAACAACGCCTGGCATAATGTCAATCTCTTCTTCAGACTTGGAAATCTTACTTTGAGTACAGCTGGTCATACACAG GTTATCGCAAATGCCACATACAATGCTGCCATTTTAACTCTGCCGGATTACAACGTTAACGACTCACTGATAGTTGGTGAAAGTTTTAGAGGATGCATTCTTCAGGGTCCTGGAATACTTTTTAACGAATCTATTAACAATGGAGCTATATTCGGACCCTGTCCTTCGGACAACAGAGGAT GTGGTCCAAATGGCCTTGGAAGTGGCATAGCATCGGCTACAGCTTCCACCATGGATGTCTGCCGCAACGAACCATGCATGATGCATGGTAAATGCGTGTCACGGCAGGACCGTTACGAGTGTCACTGTTACGCGCGATATTCCGGCAACAACTGTCAAATCGATAATG GTCCACCATGCTTGAATAGTCCGTGCCGAAACGGTGGAATTTGcatcgaagataaaaagggTGACTTTACTTGCAACTGTCAGCCCGGATACACAGGTGCATCTTGCGAGTCGCAATTGGGTGTACGACTTTGCGAGGAAAGTCCTTGCAAAAATAACGGCATTTGTTTGGCACTCGCGGACAACGAGTACAAATGTGAATGCTTGCCAGGATGGACAGGAAAAAATTGTGAGACCAACATTAACGAATGTTTGTCTTATCCCTGCAAACATGGGGGCCGTTGCATAGATGGGATCAATAACTACACGTGCATATGCGATAGAACAGG ATATGAAGGATCAAATTGCCAGATAGATATCGACGAATGCTTGGCGAAACCGTGTCTTAACAATGGCATATGTTACGATAATTACGGTGGTTATATATGTCACTGTCCGGCCGGTTTCGAGGGTCAGAATTGTGAGTTGAACCTGAACGAGTGTCTGTCGAATCCATGTGCGAACGGAGGCGAATGCATAGACGACGTTGGCTCTTATCACTGCGTGTGCCCAGCCGGTTACACTGGTCGTCATTGTGATTCGAGAAGTGTCTGTGAAATTGATTCATGTCCATCAAACAGTATCTGCATCAGGGATTCTCACGGAGAACAGTGCGTTTGCAATCCTGGATATATGGGCATTCCACCAAACTGTACTATCAACTATTGTGCTAGTAATCCTTGCATTAATGGTGGTACCTGTACTAGTAACAGAGATGGATATAATTGTACCTGTACACCTGAATGGAAAG gAAAGAACTGTCAAATCAACGTGGACGAATGTCTCTCTCAACCCTGTCAAAATGGTGGCACATGCATCGATCGTATTAACGAATACACGTGTAATTGTACGAAAGATTTCATGGGTCAAAATTGTGAACGAGAATTCGACGCGTGTTCCTTGAATCCATGTCAAAATAATGGAAGTTGTACTCTGATATCAAGATCAAGACGAGATTTCGTTTGCGAATGTCCAAGAGGATTCGAAGGTAAAATCTGTGACGTAAACGTTGATGATTGCGTGGACGTGATATGTCCAGATAATAAGATATGCGTCGACGGTATCGGCAGTTATGAGTGCAAATGCCGCGAAGGGTACAGAGATCCAAATTGCACTCTTATCGTTTATCATTGTGCCGGAAAGCCGTGTAACAATGGCACCTGTATCGATCTAGGTGACAACGGATTCGAATGCAAGTGTCACCCTGGTTTTCAAG GTTCATTCTGTGATCAAGACGTCAATGAATGCGAGATTCAAGGTAACTCTTTGTGTAACAACGGTATATGCTTAAATACCGAAGGAAGTTACAAATGTTTCTGCATACCTGGTTTCTCTGGTGATCATTGTGACATCGATATTGATGAGTGTCTTGGTGGGCCCTGTTTGAATAATGCTACTTGCATCGATCGAATCAATACGTTCGAATGTAAATGTCCACCTGGTTATTCCGGGAAGATATGCGACACGGATGTTAACGAATGCGAGAGTGATCCTTGCTTGAATGGTGCGACCTGTATAGACGAAGTCGCAGCTTACACTTGTAATTGCGCACCTGGATTTCGTGGAACTAATTGTGAGATTAATATCGATGATTGCGAACCACTGCCATGTTTCAATTACGGTAGATGCATGGATGGCGTAAATGATTATACGTGTGATTGTACCGATACTGGTTTCGAAGGATCGAGATGTGAAAAAAACATAGACGATTGTTTGTCCGCTCCGTGTGTCAACGATGCCATTTGCATCGACGATATAAAGAATTACAAATGCCAATGTTATTCTGGTTACACCGGCAAAAACTGTGAAATAGATATAAACGAATGCGAAAGCTCACCCTGCCAATTTAACGGTACTTGCCTCGAGAGatcaaataaagaattatacaAAAGCGAGGCCTTCAATTTACCCTCTATATTTACGCAAGATTTCAGTTATGCTAATGCAAGCGG ATACGAATGTTTATGCGTCCAAGGAGTAACGGGTAAAAATTGCGAAGTGAATATAAACGAGTGCGAAAGCAATCCTTGTCAAGCCGGTAGCTGCGTCGATCGCATTGGTGGATTCACTTGTGAATGTGACGAAGGTTACGAAGGTGATCACTGTCAGCATGACATCGACGAATGCAAAAGATACACCCCTTGCGTCCACGGTGTCTGTACCGATGGTAGAGCTGACTATTTCTGCACTTGCGAACCCGAATACGGTGGAAAGAATTGCTCCGTTGAGTTAACAGGTTGTTTGGGTAATGCTTGTCAGAACGGCGGTACTTGTTGGCCGTAtctaatcgatgaaaaaattcataaattcaaCTGCACCTGTCCAAACGGCTTCCACGgtgaaatatgtaattat GTGACCACCATGTCATTGAGTGGTAGTTCGTATGTTCTGGTGAACACGACTCGCGAGGAAGGATACGACATTCAATTTCGTTTTCGAACTACGCTACCAAATGGTTTATTGGCCATTGGAAAGGGTTTAACCTTTTACATTCTTGAACTCGTAAATGGCAAACTCAATTTACATTCGAGCCTTTTGAATAAGTGGGAAGGCGTCTTCATTGGTAGCGGGTTAAACGATTCTTCGTGGCAAAAAGTTTTCGTAGCCATCAATACCACACATTTGGTTTTATCAGCAAACGAAGAGCAAACGATATATCCTATCAGTCTCAACGAAGGATCTAACTCTAATCACACATCTTTCCCGATGACGTACGTCGGTGGTACTACTAACTATCTCCGAAGACTTACGCATGGCCCGTCTTTCTTTATAGGCTGTACCGAGGACGTCGTTATTAATGGAGAATGG gtATATTCAGGAACAACATCTAAAACGGTTTATATGGAAGGTATCGAACCTGGGTGTCCACGTGAAGCACAATGTTCACCAAATCCTTGTAAGAACGGAGGCCATTGTACCGACGGTTGGCGGGATTTCTCTTGCAAATGCGAACGTCCGTATTTAGGTCACACATGCCAATACAATATGACGGCTGCCACATTTGGTTTTGAGAACATCACTAATGGTTACGTCACAGTTAAAGTATCTGATATGGCGAGGAAAGCAGTTAGATCGATCGTAgatatttcaatgtttataCGGACGAGGCAAGATAGAGGCGACATATTCTATTTAGGATCTGAACCGGCTCCACAAATGGACTCAAAGTCTCAAGACAAGACGTATATCGCAGCGCAATTAGAAGGAGGAGAATTACTCGTTAGAATCCAATTTAATGGTACCGAGGCATATACGGTAGGTGGTGTTAAATTAAACGATGGAAACAACCATCTGATTCAAGTTATCAGGAATGTGACGTTGGTCCAAGTGAAAATCAACGGCACCGAATACTTTCGCAAAACAATTAGCGCTTCAGGACAATTAAACGTTACTGTACTTTATTTGGGTGGTTTACCGCAAGCATCGAGATATATACGACAAGTCGACAGTCGTCAAATGGAAATTCAACAAGTACcgcaaataaatttcaaaggaATAATACAAGATGTACAAATATCTAATGGCAACGAGATCATGGTCGTGGAATTCTTCCCTTTAAAg GCAAAAGATATACCGACACCGACGCAATTCGGCAACGTAACCTTCGACCATGACAAAGTTTTGGAAGGCGTTTTATCCGACAACGTGTGTATCAGTAATCCCTGTAACCACAGTGGTACCTGCCACGTTACGTGGAATGATTTCTGGTGCCAGTGTCCACGAGGTTATACCGGCAAAACTTGCCAAGAAATGGAATTTTGCCAACTGCAAGATTGTCCAGCTGGTTCCAAATGTCAAAATCTCGACGACGGTTATGAGTGTATCGCTAATGCGACATTCGATGGCGTTAGTACGTCGTTCACTTACGTTTACGATCAAAtggaaatggaagaaagaaatgagtcCGACTCTACTATCGATACTATCCGAATaacgtatcgatcgaatacTGGTGGCACTTTGATGCACATGGCACCTCGCATAGGTGATCAACATTTTACCGTGTCCGTTTACAAAGATAAAATCACAGTTTCCTGGCGACTGGATGATCAGAATCGCGGTATCCTCAGTTTCGGTAAGAACGAACCCGACGGAAACTGGACATCCATAATACTACGGCTAAATAACAATTCCATGGAGTGCACTTATGCAAACACGAACGACGAAAACGCGCCGCAAGTTAGTCCGAATTTCAACTTTGCACTATGGTACGAATTGTTGATCACCGGTACGGTCACTCTAGGTGGATTAAGTAATACTCTCTCTAATCGACATACTTACGTTACTCTCGATAATAATCAAGCTACGAACAGGCAAGCTATTAAACAAAATACTGTTGATCTCAGTGATTACGttcttactactactacaccaCCACATCATATGGTATCAG GAGAAGTATTTAAAGGTTGCCTCGGCGAAGTAAGAATTGGCAGCATGTTATTGCATTATTTTACTTACGAAGAGGTATATCAAAACGCTAACTTTACGCCATTTGAATATCTATCTCTACAAAATCACAACTCGAGTAATAATATCGGTTGTCAATTATGTTTCGATATTGATTGTATGAATGACGGTTATTGTCGTAACAAAGCCAATAGCTACGTATGCGAATGTCCAGCGGGCTATGCCGAAGATGATTGTTCTGCCAATATCGATGAGTGTATCGACAATAAATGCCAAAATAATGCGACTTGCGTCGATGGTATTGCTACTTATACCTGTATTTGTAACAGTGGCTGGCAAGGACGGCT atgcGACAGCGATATTAACGAGTGTGTGACTCTCAGTCCGTGCCAGCATGACGGTGTTTGCGTTAACAAACCTGGATCTTTTCGTTGCGAATGTCCCGATCAATTTGTCGGCGAGCTTTGCGAAAATTTTCGACTGATTACGTGTCAAAGCGAACCTTGCAAAAACGGTTCCACATGTACGGACATTGTAAATTCAAAAACGGGAGATAATTACACTTGTACTTGTATGACTGGTTTCGAAGGCACTCAATGCGACTTACCTTATTGTCAAGTTCAAAAGTGTCAAAATGGTGGCACATGTGACCTCTTACATCAG gcCCCTCAATGTATGTGTCTGGTCGGTTACACGGGACTTTATTGTGAGATAAATATAGACGATTGTGCACCAGATGCGGATGGTAATGTGCCGTGCAAAAATGACGGTAAATGTTACGACGAAGTGAACGAATTTACCTGCGATTGCTTAGGCACTGGCTATACAGGACCAGATTGTTCCATAGACGTGGACGAATGTCAGGATCCGTTAACTGACTGTGGATACGGAAAGTGTGAAAACTTGCTTGGTACTTATCAATGTATTTGTAACCCTGGATACTGTGGATATAACTGTAGAATGGGTGATTCTTGTAGAGAA aATTACTGCCAAAACGGAGGGACGTGTGAATGCAGAAGTAACGGCGAATATCAATGTCTGTGTACACCAGAGTATACTGGAAAAAATTGTACagag TCTGGACAACTTGGAAGTCAAGCATTCAATATTGCTATTATCGTAGCACCTATTGTTGGTTGTTTATTTCTCATCGCGGCAAGTTCATTAATAGCCTTATTTATGATGGCTAGAAAGAAACGTGCTACTCGTGGCACGTACAGCCCAAGCGCTCAAGAATTTAGCAATCCGCGAGTAGAAATGGACAACGTGATGAAACCTCCACCAGAAGAAAGACTGATTTGA